The Paramixta manurensis region CCAGCGGCGCAACTTCAATGACATTACGCTCCATTAGCTTTTCTACGCGTTCGAAGCCCAGCATTTCAAACAACGCGTCATACAAAGGGCGGAGATACGGGTCCACTTTCTGGCTTAAATCACCAGGCAGGAAACCGAGTTTCTCACCGGCCTCTACCGCCGGGCGTGTCAGCAAAATACGGCGAATTTCCTGGCGCTCCAGGGCATCCACCGCCGCCGCTACCGCCAGATAGGTTTTCCCCGTACCGGCAGGGCCGATTCCGAAAGTAATATCGTTGTCGAGAATATTGGCGATGTATTGCGCCTGGTTAGGCGTGCGTGGCTTGATGACGCCGCGCTTGGTTTTGATGTTTACCGCTTTGCCGTACTCCGGCACGCTCTCCGCGCTTTGTTCCAACACGCGGCTCTCTTTAATTGCCAAATGGATTTGTTCCGGCTCAATATCCGGCGTTTGACCACGTACCGGCGCGGTATCGACATACAGATCGCGTAGAATATCTGCGGCCGCATTTACACACAGCGCACGGCCTGCCAGTTTAAACGTGTTGTCGCGGCGGTTAATTTCGATGCCCAGACGGCGTTCAAGCTGTTTTACATTATCGTCAAACGGACCGCACAGACTCAGTAACCGGCGATTGTCCGCAGGTTCTAATACGATTTCACGAGTTTCAATATTCAAACTAATCCTTTGGGTCACTCAGGGCCAGGTTGAGAGGATAACAAGGGTGTTTGTCGTTTGCTTAAAATAATGTGCGACGACAAGTGCCAGAAGGGATATTTGGGCGCTGGTTTCATAAACCAAGTGTAGCAAAATGAAATTGCGCGGCGAGCCGGAAGACTCGCCGCACATTGATGCTATTAAGGCTGGAACAGGCCGACACCAATTTCATTTTCTTTACGTGTACGGGCAATGACCGAGGCCGGGCTCTCTACGACGCGCAGCCCCATTTGCTCTTCGGTTCGTACGACTACGCCCCGTAACGAGTTCGGATAGACATCAACAATCTCAACATCGACAAATTTACCGATCATCTCCGGCGTTCCTTCGAAGTTCACCACACGGTTATTTTCGGTGCGTCCGGAAAGTTCCATCACATTCTTACGCGAAGTGCCTTCGACCAGAATACGCTGAACTGTGCCGAGCATCCGGCGGCTCCAGGCCATTGCTTGCTGGTTGATGCGGTCCTGCAAAATATAGAGACGCTGTTTTTTCTCTTCTTCGCTCACATCATCCGGCAAGTCAGCGGCGGGCGTACCGGGGCGTGCCGAGTAAATAAAACTGAAGCTCATATCAAAGTTGACGTCGGCTATCAGTTTCATGGTTTGCTCGAAATCTGCCTGGGTTTCACCCGGGAAGCCGATAATAAAGTCAGAGCTGATCTGGATATTCGGGCGAGCGGCAATCAGTTTACGAATAATTGCTTTGTACTCTAACGCAGTATGCGCACGCTTCATTAGCGTCAGGATCCGATCGGCGCCGCTTTGCACCGGCAGGTGCAGGAAGCTGACCAGTTCCGGCGTATCGCGATAGACCTCAACAATATCATCAGTAAACTCGATCGGATGGCTAGTGGTGAAGCGGATGCGATCAATACCATCAATCGCCGCCACTAAACGCAATAGCTCGGCAAAGGTGCAGATACTGCCATCGTAGGTGGCGCCGCGGTAAGCATTAACGTTCTGCCCAAGCAGGTTAACTTCACGCACACCCTGAGCCGCCAGTTGAGCAATCTCAAACAGAATATCGTCGCAAGGGCGGCTAACTTCTTCGCCACGGGTATAAGGCACCACGCAGAAGGTGCAGTATTTATTACAACCTTCCATGATCGAAACAAATGCGGTTGGGCCATCGGCACGGGGTTCCGGCAGGCGATCAAACTTTTCGATTTCCGGGAAGCTAATATCGACTACCGGACTTTTTGAGCCACGTACCGTATTAATCATCTCGGGCAGGCGGTGCAGGGTCTGCGGGCCGAAGACAATATCAACATAATTGGCGCGCTGACGAATATGGTCCCCTTCCTGTGACGCTACGCAGCCGCCGACACCGATGATCAGTTCGGGGTTTTTCTCCTTCAACGTGCGCCAGCGACCGAGCTGGTGGAACACCTTTTCCTGCGCCTTTTCGCGAATAGAGCATGTGTTGAGCAACAGAATATCAGCTTCCTCCGCGACCTCGGTCAGCGTAAAGCCGTGTGTGCTCTCCAGCAGGTCGGCCATCTTTGATGAATCATATTCATTCATCTGACAGCCCCAGGTTTTGATATGCAGTTTTTTAGTCATCGAACTTGCCATTAATCAGTGCAGGAAGGATTGCAGGGCGCGTATTGTAATGCTTTGCTGCTGTTGTGACCAGTGTAGCGGCTTTTCTGTTTTCCGGTACACTTGAGCGCATCACATTCGTTGCCCCGACGGAGCCCGGGGCAGGGCATAGAAGGATAATAACATGCATGAAACGCATTTTGACGTTGTTGTTGTCGGCGGCGGGATGGTGGGCGCAGCGCTAGCCAGTGGGTTAACACAACAGGGTTTTCAGGTGGCGGTGTTGGAGCGCGAGCAGCCAACGGCGTTTGACGCCGACAGTCTGCCAGACATCCGCATCTCGGCCATTGGCTGCGCGTCGGTTGATTTGCTTAAACAACTGGAGGTGTGGTCAGCGGTAACCGCGATGCGTTGCGCGCCATACCGGCGGCTGGAAACTTGGGAGTGGGAAACCGCGCGCGTGCAGTTTGATGCCGCATCGTTAGGGTTACCTGAACTGGGTTATATGGTCGAAAACTCGGTGTTGCAACAGGCGCTGTGGCAGCGTCTGCAGCAGCAATCTGTGGCGCTGTTCTGCCCGGCGCAATTGGCCGCGCTCAAACCACACGCTTCCGGCTGGACGCTAACGTTGAGCGATGGCAAGGAGTTGACCAGCCGTTTGGTGGTGGGAGCCGATGGCGCCAACTCGCAAATTCGCCAATTATCGGGCATTGGTATTCATGGCTGGAATTATGCGCAATCTTGCATGTTGGTTACTGTCCGCACCGAACAGGCGGCGGGCGATACGACCTGGCAGCAGTTTACGCCAGCCGGTCCGCGCGCCTTTTTGCCTCTGTTCGATAATTTGGCTTCGCTGGTGTGGTATGACAACCCGGCACGCATACGCCAACTTCAGGCGTTACCGTTAGCGCAACTGCAAAAAGAGATTCAGGCACACTTTCCGCCGCGTCTGGGGCGTTTTACGGCGCTGAATGCCGCTTCCTTCCCGTTAGTGCGGCGCCATGCCACACGCTATGTGTTACCGGGATTAGCGCTGGTCGGCGACGCCGCGCATACCATTAATCCGTTGGCCGGGCAGGGCGTAAATTTAGGTTACCGTGACGTGGATGCGTTGATTGAGGTGTTGGCGCAGGCCCGGGAAGCGGCGGAAGAGTGGTCTTCCGAACGGGTGCTGGAGCGTTATCAGCGCCGGCGTCAGAGAGATAATCTGCTGATGCAAAGCGGCATGGACCTGTTTTATTTCGCCTTTAGTAATCAGTTAGGGCCGTTAAAGATAGTGCGTAACCTGGGATTGATCGCGGCGGAACATGCCGGCGTATTGAAGCGCCAGGCGCTGCGTTATGCGTTAGGGTTATGAGCTATTAAGAACGACATACGGGTAAAGCCGCAAGGCGTTACCCGTGCGTGGTGAGGAATAGGCTTCGGCGATAAACACAAAAAAGCCCGCATTGAGCGGGCTTTCCGATGTATCTGGCTGGGGTACAGGGATTCGAACCCCGGATGGCGGAATCAGAATCCGCTGCCTTACCGCTTGGCGATACCCCAATAGAGTACGAATAACATCGTTAAATTTGGCTGGGGTACAGGGATTCGAACCCCGGATGGCGGAATCAGAATCCGCTGCCTTACCGCTTGGCGATACCCCAAGAAAATGGTGGCTACGACGGGAATCGAACCTGTGACCCCAGCATTATGAGTGCTGTGCTCTAACCAGCTGAGCTACGTAGCCAAATTGTATTGCGTAATTCTGATTATGGCTGGGGTACCTGGATTCGAACCAGGGAATGCCGGTATCAAAAACCGGTGCCTTACCGCTTGGCGATACCCCAATATTCGCATCACATTCACTGCGATAAATCAGAAAGGTGGCTGGGGTACCTGGATTCGAACCAGGGAATGCCGGTATCAAAAACCGGTGCCTTACCGCTTGGCGATACCCCATCCGTGCATAACCTATGAAGAAATGGTGCGGGAGGCGAGACTTGAACTCGCACACCTTGCGGCGCCAGAACCTAAATCTGGTGCGTCTACCAATTTCGCCACTCCCGCAAAAAGATGGTGGCTACGACGGGAATCGAACCTGTGACCCCAGCATTATGAGTGCTGTGCTCTAACCAGCTGAGCTACGTAGCCATCTTTTTTCGCGCTACCTTCATCGGCGTTGCGGGGCGCATTATGCGGAGTTGACCCAAAAGCGTCAACTAGTTTTTTCCCGTTTTTAGCCATCCATGTCTCGTTTGTTTGGCTTGTAACCAGCATGGCGATAAAAGCGTCAATTTTCGATCGTAACAGAGGATGGCGACAAATAAAAACGGGCCATGTTTGGCCCGCTTTAACCGGATAAACAGCAGGTTATTTATAGGCGGATTGGTGAACGCCTACCGCACGACCCGATGGATCATCCATGCTTTTAAACGTTTCATCCCACTCGATGGCCTTCGCCGATGAACAGGCAACGGACGGCCCGCCTGGCACACACTCTGCTGCGCTCGGGAGTGGGAATAACTGTTCGAAAATCTCGCGGTAGAGATACGCTTCTTTCGACGCCGGTGTGTTGTACGGGAAGCGGAAATGCGCGGTCTGCAACTGTTGATCGGTAACCTGCTTCGCCGCCACCTCTTTTAGCGTATCGATCCAACTGTAGCCCACGCCATCGGAGAACTGCTCTTTCTGCCGCCATGCAACGCTTTCTGGCAGGTAAGAGGAGAAACATTCACGCAGGATATGTTTTTCCATTTTCCCGTTGCTGCCACACATTTTGTCCTGCGGATTAATGCGCATCGCCACATCAAGGAATTTTTTATCAAGGAATGGCACACGTGCTTCAACGCCCCACGCCGACATGGCTTTGTTAGCACGGGCGCAGTCATACATATGTAATGCCAGCAATTTACGCACGTTCTCTTCATGAAACTCTTTGGCGTTCGGCGCTTTATGGAAATAGAGATAACCGCCAAAGACCTCATCCGCACCTTCGCCGGACAACACCATCTTAATCCCCATCGCTTTGATCTTACGCGACATGAGATACATCGGCGTTGAGGCGCGGATGGTGGTGACGTCATAAGTTTCGATGTGGTAAATCACATCGCGGATCGCATCCAACCCTTCCTGCACG contains the following coding sequences:
- a CDS encoding PhoH family protein → MNIETREIVLEPADNRRLLSLCGPFDDNVKQLERRLGIEINRRDNTFKLAGRALCVNAAADILRDLYVDTAPVRGQTPDIEPEQIHLAIKESRVLEQSAESVPEYGKAVNIKTKRGVIKPRTPNQAQYIANILDNDITFGIGPAGTGKTYLAVAAAVDALERQEIRRILLTRPAVEAGEKLGFLPGDLSQKVDPYLRPLYDALFEMLGFERVEKLMERNVIEVAPLAYMRGRTLNDAFIILDESQNTTIEQMKMFLTRIGFNSKAVITGDVTQIDLPRNLKSGLRHAIEVLSEVDEISFNFFHSEDVVRHPVVARIVTAYEAWEEADQKRRDKLAEERKREALAAQTAQDPK
- the miaB gene encoding tRNA (N6-isopentenyl adenosine(37)-C2)-methylthiotransferase MiaB, giving the protein MTKKLHIKTWGCQMNEYDSSKMADLLESTHGFTLTEVAEEADILLLNTCSIREKAQEKVFHQLGRWRTLKEKNPELIIGVGGCVASQEGDHIRQRANYVDIVFGPQTLHRLPEMINTVRGSKSPVVDISFPEIEKFDRLPEPRADGPTAFVSIMEGCNKYCTFCVVPYTRGEEVSRPCDDILFEIAQLAAQGVREVNLLGQNVNAYRGATYDGSICTFAELLRLVAAIDGIDRIRFTTSHPIEFTDDIVEVYRDTPELVSFLHLPVQSGADRILTLMKRAHTALEYKAIIRKLIAARPNIQISSDFIIGFPGETQADFEQTMKLIADVNFDMSFSFIYSARPGTPAADLPDDVSEEEKKQRLYILQDRINQQAMAWSRRMLGTVQRILVEGTSRKNVMELSGRTENNRVVNFEGTPEMIGKFVDVEIVDVYPNSLRGVVVRTEEQMGLRVVESPASVIARTRKENEIGVGLFQP
- the ubiF gene encoding 3-demethoxyubiquinol 3-hydroxylase is translated as MHETHFDVVVVGGGMVGAALASGLTQQGFQVAVLEREQPTAFDADSLPDIRISAIGCASVDLLKQLEVWSAVTAMRCAPYRRLETWEWETARVQFDAASLGLPELGYMVENSVLQQALWQRLQQQSVALFCPAQLAALKPHASGWTLTLSDGKELTSRLVVGADGANSQIRQLSGIGIHGWNYAQSCMLVTVRTEQAAGDTTWQQFTPAGPRAFLPLFDNLASLVWYDNPARIRQLQALPLAQLQKEIQAHFPPRLGRFTALNAASFPLVRRHATRYVLPGLALVGDAAHTINPLAGQGVNLGYRDVDALIEVLAQAREAAEEWSSERVLERYQRRRQRDNLLMQSGMDLFYFAFSNQLGPLKIVRNLGLIAAEHAGVLKRQALRYALGL